The genomic stretch CTCGACACCGCCATGCGCGGCACCTTCGAGCTGCTCATCGACCAGGGCATGCTCCCGCCCGAGGCCGCGGGCATCAAGCAGTACACGAAGATGATGGACCAGCTCCGCAAGCTGGGCCTGAAGGCCGAGCGGGTGCAGGTCAAGGTCCAGAGCCAGTGCCCCAACTGCAAGACCAACCTCCGCATCGCCGGCAACCCGGGCGAGCGGTGCGAGTGGTGCGGGTACGAGTTCTAGCCTCACGCGATGGCGCCGCGTCTCCAGCTGCCCCGCGCGGTGCCCAAGACGGTGCCCTTGGCCATCGCCGCGCTGATTCTGCTGGCGCTGATCGTCTTCAACACCTCGCCGGTTCCGCCGCCGGCCCCCGCCAAGCCCCCGACGCCGGCGCTCAGCGGATGGACGCCGCCGCTGCCCTCGCCCGCCGGCCCGACCAAACCTTCGCCGCGCTTCTGCGACCGCGACCAGACCTGCGACGGCGGCGCGTGCCTCGACGGTCGCTGCGGCGGCGAGGCCACGTCGAGCTGTCAGGACGACGCGGATTGTCCGGACGGGCGCTGCCTCGCCGACGGCTGCGAGGTCGGCGCGCGCGAGTGCGACCATGACAGCGATTGTGGCTTGGGCATGCGCTGCGACCGCGGCTGGTGCCTCGAGGGCAGCCGGACGTGCGTCGACGACGACGGCTGCGCGCGCTTCGAGCGCTGCGCGGCGGGCCGCTGCATGGCAGGCGTTCGCGACTGCGCGCGCGACGGCGACTGCGGCGTGGGCAACACGTGCAACCTGGGCGCGTGCGAGCCGGGCGCGACGGGCGACGGCATGCTCGCCTGCCACAACGACCGCCCGTGCCACGAGGGCCGCTGCGTGCGCGGCGCCTGTCAGCCTGGCTTGCGCGAGTGCCTCGACGCGCGCGACTGCCCGCCGGGGCTCGCTTGCAACGACGGGCTGTGTCGCAAGTAGCGCTTAACCCATCGGTTAATGCGCAGGCACGTCGGCCGGGCCCTCGAGGGTCACGGCGAGGATGCGATCGCCTTCGACCAACTGGTCGGCGACCTCCATGCCCGAGATGACGTCGGCGAAGATGGTGTAGCGGCCCTCCAGGTGCGGCTGCGGCGTGAGGGTGATGAAGAACTGCGAGCCGCCGGTGTCCTTGCCGGCGAGCGCCATGCCCACCGCGCCGCGCACATAGCGCGAGCCGTCGATCTCGCAGGGGATCGAGTAGCCCGGACCGCCCGCGCCGTCGCCGCGGGGATCGCCGCCTTGCACCACGAAGCCCGGCACCACGCGATGGAAGGTCAGCTGGTCGAAGTAGCCGCGCTCGGCCAGGTCGGCGAAGTTCTCCGCGGTGAAGCTGCCCGCGTGCAGCCGCATGCGGATCTCGCCGCGGCTGGTAGCGATGCGGGCCACCTTCTCGCCCTGCAGCCGCTGCAGATGGAAGTCGAGCGGCTCGGGCTCGCCTTGCGGCAGCGGCGCGCCGAGCGTCTTCAGCGCGTCGCGCGCGCCCGCGCGAACCGTGGCCCGCGAGTCGAGCGCGAAGCGCGTGGCGGCCTTCGCATCCAGCGCCTTCAGCGACGCGAGGTGGCCCAGCACCGTGGCCACCGAGTCGTGCTGCTCGTTCACCGACGCGACGGTCAGCGCGCGCACCAGATCCGGCACCGCGTCTTTCAGAGCCAGCTTGCCGGCGGCGTCCGCGGCGGAGAGCGTGACGCCCCAGTCGGCGCTGCGCAGATCGCGGAGCACGCGCGTGCGCACCTCGGGCGCGTCGACCTTGGCCTCGCCGAGCGCGTCGTCCACGGCGCCCTGGGCACCCGCGCTCCACACCGCGCGCGCGAGCAGCGCCTTCACCTTCACGGGCGGCTGCGCCTCCGAGTCGCCGAGGGTGCGCACCGCGAGCGCCTCACGCCACGCGGCCTGGTCGATCGTCGCGGGACACTTGTCGATGGCCGGCGTGGTCCCATCCGTGCGCGTGCGATCCGCGGCTGCGGCGAGGTAGCACCCGACGACACCGCGAACGAGCGCGTCCTCGTTGCCCTTGGCCGCCGGCAGCGACTCCGACGCCTTGCTCAGATCCGCCGCCAGAAACGCGGGCAGCTTCTCCTGCGCGATCGCGAGCACGGGCATGGCGCTCTCGCCGTGCGCGGGATCGAACCCCGCGAGCACCTCCTTCAACGCGGTCTGCACGATGGCCTTCTCGGGGCACGTCGCGTCCTTGCAGCGGCCCACGCGCTTGGCCAGCGAGCGCGCGCTCTCCACGCGCACGTCGAGCTCGGGATCCTTGAGCCGCTCCACGAGGTAGTTCGCATCTGGAACCGCCGTGCCGTCCGCGAGGCCGCGCGCGCACACCGCGCGCACGCGCGCGTCCGAGTCCTTCAAGCCGAAGACCAGCGCCGGCTGCGCCTCGGGCTTCTTGCTGCGCATCAGCGCGTAGCCCGCGGCGTAGCGAACGTCGGCATCGGCGTCGTGCGCGAGCAGCGAGCCCAGGGGATCGATCGCGCCCTTGTCCGGAGACGCCCCCTTGGTCGCGTACGCGAGCAGCCCCAGCGACTGCGCGGCCGCGCGACGCACCTTCGCCTCCGGATCGCCGAGCGCGCCGATGAGCGCGGGCGCACCCTCGGGCTGGCCGAGCTTGCCCAGCGCGTCGTCGAGGGCCACGCGCGCGTCGGGATTGGCGGCGTTCGGCAGCGCGCCCAGCACGGCCGTGGTGAGCTTGGCGAGCTGGGGCTTCTCCAGCGGCTGCCAGGAGAGCCCGAGCTGTCCCGC from Deltaproteobacteria bacterium encodes the following:
- a CDS encoding peptidylprolyl isomerase, which translates into the protein MKRAALLLLAISACVTDEPPTPVSPQAALAPPGPSPLERLDEMESHRTLKSGDVELVALVSSSDAHLRRRALDVVARLQRPETVDAVAAELASTRDVIPAAFAAGQLGLSWQPLEKPQLAKLTTAVLGALPNAANPDARVALDDALGKLGQPEGAPALIGALGDPEAKVRRAAAQSLGLLAYATKGASPDKGAIDPLGSLLAHDADADVRYAAGYALMRSKKPEAQPALVFGLKDSDARVRAVCARGLADGTAVPDANYLVERLKDPELDVRVESARSLAKRVGRCKDATCPEKAIVQTALKEVLAGFDPAHGESAMPVLAIAQEKLPAFLAADLSKASESLPAAKGNEDALVRGVVGCYLAAAADRTRTDGTTPAIDKCPATIDQAAWREALAVRTLGDSEAQPPVKVKALLARAVWSAGAQGAVDDALGEAKVDAPEVRTRVLRDLRSADWGVTLSAADAAGKLALKDAVPDLVRALTVASVNEQHDSVATVLGHLASLKALDAKAATRFALDSRATVRAGARDALKTLGAPLPQGEPEPLDFHLQRLQGEKVARIATSRGEIRMRLHAGSFTAENFADLAERGYFDQLTFHRVVPGFVVQGGDPRGDGAGGPGYSIPCEIDGSRYVRGAVGMALAGKDTGGSQFFITLTPQPHLEGRYTIFADVISGMEVADQLVEGDRILAVTLEGPADVPAH